The Sulfurovum zhangzhouensis genome includes the window CTGCATATCCTTAACCAACATGATAGCAAACTCGCCTGGAAGATTCATAGAGAAATCCAACACATTGGTGATCGCCTCGTCACTTTGGTTCTCTCTCAGTGCATTGACCAAACCGATTGTGAGTGCCATCAATACTTTATGACCATCTTCTTCTAACTGGGTCAGTGAGCCATCTAATATCATTGAAAGATCCGGAAGCTCCTGCATCACCTTTTTGAAGGACACATATCCGATAGCTGCTTCACGCCCTACTGCACCGCTAATACTATCTAATATCAAATCGTTTTCAATACCTGATTTGATGATATTGTCAACGTACTCCCAAGACCTTGGCGTCGCAAAGCTTTTCTCATTCGTTTGAGGATCAAACGTAAAAAGCATAGACTTGTCATAAGCCAGATATGCTATGATCGATGCATCCACACCTTTCTTATATGCCCAAGCTTTCCAGTCATCAAAATCAACTTCCATCTCAAAGTGAACAAAACGGTTGGCAAGCGGAGCCGGCATTTTATAGACAACACCCCTATCATTTTCACGGTTACCGGCAGCAACGATACTCCACCCTTCAGGCAACTCATACTCCCCTACCCGTCTATCAAGGATCAACTGATAGGCTGATGCTTGTACAGCAGGCGGTGCCGTATTGATCTCATCTAAAAAGAGTATCCCTTTTGAGTCTTTATTTTTTGGAAGGAAGCTAGGCTTTGCCCAAACACCCTCTTGATGTTCAGCATCAAAAAACGGTATCCCTTTAAGGTCTGTCGGGTCAAGAAGACTCAGACGCAGGTCTAAAAACTCCAGATCCTTTGCTTCTGAGATCTGTTTGACGATAGAGGACTTACCTATCCCCGGTGCTCCCCAGATAAATACAGGAAGTTTACGCTCAATCAGACTGCTGACGACTTTTGAAATATTGGATGATTTCATATATTATTCTCCTTCAAAAGAAGCAAAGCTCCTTTTAAATTCCTCTCACTTCTAACGTTAAAACGTGATGCATGGAAATCACTAAATGATTTCTCGTAAAAGCTTCGTCTTTGACTCAGATATTTCATATCACTACCTTTGTTGTGTTATGGTGTTCGATAAAGACCTCATTTTGGGTCAAAGCATTACGCAGTCTGGTATCAATTTTGAGAACATCAAGTATCTCAATCGGTGTAGCCGGATTAGCTGCCAGTCCTTTATTGATCTCCAGTTCATCACGTTCATAAAGCTCACGCAACATCTTTTCAGACGCATTTGGGTTGGAAGCAATCTGACGCATCATCCTGGTATCATTCTGATAGTCTGTATAGAACTTTTCTATGATTTCTGCCGGTAAATTAGGATTACCTGCCAATGGATAGAAAGTACTTGCTACCTGTTTTTCATACAACACATTAAGACTAGGTGCAGTTACGCTCTTGTTTTCTGCCAGTTGTTCAAGAAGTGCATTGTTCTCACTCTGTGTAAGCTGATCAATGACTTCATGGTTTATATGCTGATTCTTTCCAAGTTCTGCAAAAAGATCATGATCAGTGATCTTCTCAGTGATCATCCTATAACGATCCGCACTGATTGGCTGATACCACATCAAAAGTTTTACTACATTCTCATTTTTACCCAATAACAGCTCAAAGAGTGTATCATCGATACTTTCATTAGATGCCAATGCTTCATAGATAGATTTATCCTCTCTGGTAGCAAACTTTTTGAGCTGTTCCAAGGGTACAACAGGATTGGCAGCTAAATACATATCTACTCTAGGGTTTCTCAAGCTGAGTAGACGCTTGATCACTTCATCATTAATATACTTGCTTGTTGCAATCACTTCAAAAAGTGAAGTTTTACCTCTGTCTTTTTGTTTGAACTCATAGTTAGGAAAACCGATCAACGCATTCAACAAGTCAGGATCGGTTGCTTCACGCACGAGACGTTTTAGAGTAAGCGTTGAGTAGAGTTGATCACGTTCTGCAGGTGTAATATCGATATATCTTGTTAACGTAGCGATCACAACTGAACGGTCATCGTTGTTATCCTCTTCCTCTTCATGCCACTCATACATTTCGAGCAGTTTTACAAAGAGCGAATCACTAATATCAGGATTTTCTATCATGCGCAGTACACGCGCCTGATCGTTTGAAAGCTTGATCGCCATAAGCAGTTCATTATCATTGATCCCTTCTGATAACAGCTGTTCAAACTCATCAAGTCTATAAGCAGGAATCTTACGTTCATAAGCATCCTCTGAGATCATCTCTTCAACAGGGTTGAGACTATGATGTTCTACAGTAGCAAGCACA containing:
- a CDS encoding AAA family ATPase; translated protein: MKSSNISKVVSSLIERKLPVFIWGAPGIGKSSIVKQISEAKDLEFLDLRLSLLDPTDLKGIPFFDAEHQEGVWAKPSFLPKNKDSKGILFLDEINTAPPAVQASAYQLILDRRVGEYELPEGWSIVAAGNRENDRGVVYKMPAPLANRFVHFEMEVDFDDWKAWAYKKGVDASIIAYLAYDKSMLFTFDPQTNEKSFATPRSWEYVDNIIKSGIENDLILDSISGAVGREAAIGYVSFKKVMQELPDLSMILDGSLTQLEEDGHKVLMALTIGLVNALRENQSDEAITNVLDFSMNLPGEFAIMLVKDMQFNGLDVEGSDAWSDWVSKYAYLLA